The following proteins are co-located in the Micromonospora viridifaciens genome:
- a CDS encoding three-Cys-motif partner protein TcmP, giving the protein MPVDGPVPWPCAEHTGAKHDIYRRYLERWFPILLAGSNAYPSVTYAEGFAGPGIYSGGEPGSPVIAIRALVDKVPATKGIARFVFIDDDQRCVDMLRKTLQEAFPDRPRSEVAMPVTMGKGTCADDLEAALDRMDAWGQPIFANLDSWGNAPVPFRLLKRLAANVSTEVIVTLLPQHFVRFVSNLGEAGDDVFGGDPRWRDVVNLPPAAKSRHILTCYRQALQAAGFPYLLDFELVPRNGQPLYLVFGTGHHLGVQKMKDSLWEVDRVQGVGFRDPRDEQAETLFAMDEPLLGPLTRLLQQRLRDSEPVRVEDLRQFALFETVYRPEHVIKALKPLIDAGSVKIEDGGPLRRASFVSLVHAPLR; this is encoded by the coding sequence ATGCCGGTCGACGGCCCGGTGCCGTGGCCGTGTGCGGAGCACACGGGCGCCAAGCACGACATCTACCGCCGCTACCTCGAGCGATGGTTCCCCATTCTCCTTGCCGGCTCCAACGCCTACCCCTCTGTCACCTACGCCGAGGGCTTCGCCGGGCCCGGCATTTACAGTGGCGGAGAACCGGGTTCACCCGTCATCGCGATCCGCGCGCTCGTCGACAAGGTCCCCGCGACCAAGGGCATCGCCCGATTCGTTTTCATCGACGACGACCAGCGCTGCGTCGACATGCTCCGGAAAACTCTCCAAGAAGCGTTTCCCGACCGGCCGCGGTCCGAGGTCGCGATGCCCGTCACGATGGGCAAAGGCACCTGCGCCGACGATCTCGAAGCAGCGCTCGACCGCATGGACGCTTGGGGCCAGCCGATATTCGCAAACTTGGACTCCTGGGGCAATGCACCTGTGCCCTTCAGGCTGCTGAAGCGCCTCGCCGCGAACGTGTCCACCGAGGTCATCGTCACGCTGCTCCCGCAGCACTTCGTCCGGTTCGTCAGCAATTTGGGCGAGGCGGGTGACGATGTGTTCGGCGGCGACCCGCGGTGGCGCGATGTCGTCAACCTGCCGCCAGCGGCGAAGAGCCGGCACATCCTCACCTGCTACCGGCAGGCTCTGCAGGCGGCGGGCTTCCCGTACCTGCTGGACTTCGAACTGGTCCCCCGGAATGGCCAACCCCTGTACCTCGTCTTCGGCACCGGGCATCACCTCGGCGTGCAGAAGATGAAAGACAGCCTCTGGGAGGTCGACCGGGTCCAGGGCGTCGGCTTCCGCGATCCCCGCGACGAACAAGCAGAGACCCTGTTCGCCATGGACGAACCGCTTCTCGGGCCACTGACCCGGTTGCTGCAGCAGAGGCTGCGTGACAGCGAACCGGTCCGCGTAGAGGACCTGCGCCAGTTCGCTCTGTTTGAGACGGTGTACCGACCTGAACACGTCATCAAGGCACTGAAGCCGCTCATCGACGCCGGCAGCGTGAAGATCGAGGACGGCGGCCCGCTGCGGAGGGCATCCTTCGTTTCGCTAGTGCATGCGCCCCTTCGTTAG
- a CDS encoding tyrosine-type recombinase/integrase has product MADLQYNAGVLVSVPTVAEYLPRVIAAAGPGARRTYGTYWERMAAAWGDWPLNRVAASDIEAMKQQMVATARSRRNSRNGRHAGEHVIAAARAFYSRAVADGLIDASASPAHRVAKPRRLPSTRRALTPHELEEINMVARTSGNDVILDALLLRLHTESACRRGGGLALRLVDLDRPSGLVRLAEKGTVRWQPVSLDLAEHLYEHARVRGAVQPTDRLLRYRNGLPISSRRYDHVWKRIGERLPWVAAQGISTHWLRHTTLTWVERHFGYGVARAYAGHTDSPGSSTTTYIKADLHAVADALSAMTGQPHPLATMEETRAAWPTATRH; this is encoded by the coding sequence TTGGCCGACCTCCAGTACAACGCCGGCGTGTTGGTATCAGTGCCGACGGTCGCGGAGTATCTGCCGCGCGTGATCGCGGCGGCGGGCCCGGGTGCGAGACGGACGTACGGCACCTACTGGGAGCGGATGGCCGCCGCGTGGGGTGATTGGCCTCTGAACCGCGTCGCAGCGAGCGACATCGAGGCGATGAAACAGCAGATGGTCGCCACAGCCCGGTCGCGGCGTAACAGCCGCAACGGCCGGCATGCCGGTGAGCATGTCATCGCCGCCGCCCGCGCCTTCTACTCCCGGGCTGTCGCTGATGGTCTCATCGACGCCTCGGCCAGTCCCGCCCACCGCGTCGCCAAACCTCGCCGCCTCCCCAGCACCCGCCGCGCTTTGACGCCGCACGAGTTGGAGGAGATCAACATGGTGGCGCGGACCAGCGGTAACGATGTCATCCTCGACGCCCTGCTGCTGCGCCTACACACGGAGAGCGCCTGCCGGCGTGGCGGTGGCCTCGCCCTGCGGCTTGTTGACCTGGATCGTCCCAGCGGGCTTGTGCGGCTGGCCGAGAAGGGCACCGTGCGGTGGCAGCCGGTCAGCCTCGACCTCGCCGAGCACCTGTACGAACATGCCCGCGTCCGCGGTGCCGTTCAGCCCACCGACCGCTTGTTGCGCTACCGCAACGGCCTGCCGATCAGTAGCCGCCGCTACGACCACGTGTGGAAACGCATCGGGGAGCGCCTGCCGTGGGTGGCCGCTCAGGGCATCTCCACCCACTGGCTGCGCCACACCACCCTCACCTGGGTGGAACGCCACTTCGGCTACGGGGTTGCCCGCGCCTACGCCGGGCACACCGACAGCCCCGGATCCTCGACCACCACCTACATCAAGGCTGATCTGCACGCCGTCGCGGATGCGCTGTCGGCGATGACCGGCCAACCACACCCACTCGCCACGATGGAAGAAACCCGGGCCGCCTGGCCCACAGCCACTCGCCACTGA
- a CDS encoding site-specific integrase: protein MRSHRCGRTTPLEGLALPDGPKFERDILETPEDAALFLTATYEVDPEAADLLLTKLATGLRWGEVAALTAESVRAHLGTVEVRQVLRKVNRQWVVEPKPKTKKGYRSVPVHPMVMEMLKRRAAAARGSCSWRRAAITGGTRTSTTGGG, encoded by the coding sequence ATGAGGAGCCACCGCTGCGGACGTACAACCCCGCTGGAGGGCCTGGCCCTGCCCGACGGGCCGAAGTTCGAGCGGGACATCCTGGAGACGCCCGAGGACGCCGCGCTGTTCCTCACCGCAACGTACGAGGTCGACCCGGAGGCCGCCGACCTGCTCCTGACGAAGCTGGCCACTGGCCTGCGCTGGGGTGAGGTCGCCGCCCTGACCGCCGAATCGGTCCGGGCGCACCTCGGCACCGTCGAGGTGCGGCAGGTCTTGCGGAAGGTCAACCGGCAGTGGGTCGTCGAGCCGAAGCCGAAGACCAAGAAGGGCTACCGGTCGGTGCCGGTGCACCCGATGGTCATGGAGATGTTGAAGCGGCGCGCGGCCGCCGCACGAGGTTCCTGTTCGTGGCGCCGCGCGGCAATCACTGGCGGTACGAGGACTTCTACGACTGGCGGTGGGTGA
- a CDS encoding integrase core domain-containing protein: MLLRLAYLAVTNAFAMLRLLPMSDRDKDVEILALRHQITVLERQLGNDKPRFEPSDRAFLAALLHRLPPDVLRRLRMLVRPDTVLRWHRDLIARRPAARSRPKHPGRPRTVHSIPALVLRLARENPSWGYRRLHGELLGLGIQVAASTVWEILREAEIDPAPERARSTWADFLRSPAEALLACDFFETVTLTGARLYVLAVIEHANRRVRVLGATAHPTAAWVTQTAKNLVMDLEDVGCRAKYLIRDRDGKFPALFDSVLKDAGIEVVLSGIQMPRMNAIMERWVKTCRRELLDRTLVWNQRYLLHALHEYERFYNEHRPHQGIVYARPPHPLPAPIADPEQIARLNIRRRDRLGGILHEYEHAA, translated from the coding sequence ATGCTGCTGCGACTGGCCTACCTGGCCGTGACGAACGCGTTCGCCATGCTGCGCCTGTTGCCGATGAGCGACCGGGACAAGGATGTGGAAATCCTGGCGTTGCGCCATCAGATCACCGTGTTGGAGCGGCAACTCGGCAACGACAAGCCCCGGTTCGAACCGAGCGATCGGGCGTTCCTGGCGGCGCTGCTGCACCGGCTCCCGCCCGATGTGCTGCGTCGGTTACGGATGCTGGTGCGGCCGGACACCGTCCTACGGTGGCACCGTGACCTGATCGCACGCCGCCCCGCGGCCCGGTCCCGACCCAAGCACCCGGGCCGGCCGCGGACCGTGCACTCGATTCCTGCCCTGGTGCTGCGGCTGGCGCGGGAGAATCCCAGCTGGGGATATCGCCGCCTGCACGGCGAACTGCTCGGGCTCGGCATCCAGGTGGCTGCCTCCACCGTGTGGGAGATCCTGCGAGAGGCCGAGATCGATCCGGCGCCCGAACGTGCCCGCAGCACCTGGGCCGACTTCCTGCGCTCGCCGGCCGAGGCGCTGCTGGCCTGCGACTTCTTCGAGACCGTCACCCTGACTGGAGCGCGGTTGTACGTGCTCGCGGTGATCGAGCACGCCAACCGCCGGGTCCGGGTCCTGGGCGCGACCGCGCACCCGACCGCCGCGTGGGTGACCCAAACGGCGAAGAACCTCGTCATGGACCTCGAAGACGTCGGTTGCCGGGCCAAGTACCTGATCCGCGACCGGGACGGCAAGTTCCCGGCGTTGTTCGATTCCGTGCTCAAGGATGCGGGTATCGAGGTCGTGCTCAGCGGGATCCAAATGCCGCGCATGAACGCGATCATGGAGCGGTGGGTAAAGACCTGCCGTCGTGAGTTGCTGGACCGGACCCTGGTCTGGAACCAGCGGTACCTGCTGCACGCCCTGCACGAGTACGAACGCTTCTACAACGAACACAGACCCCACCAGGGCATCGTCTACGCCCGCCCGCCGCACCCCTTGCCCGCACCGATCGCCGATCCGGAACAGATCGCCCGCCTGAACATACGAAGACGCGATCGCCTCGGTGGCATCCTCCACGAGTACGAACATGCCGCCTGA
- a CDS encoding alpha/beta hydrolase translates to MSEPTTNALPIVLIHGLWMTARSWDRWVEHYRAKGHEVFVPTYPGFEIEVEALRERPEVIAEASVPATLDHLTEVVESLDRPPIIMGHSFGGTFTQLLVNRGLGAAAVVIDSAPPEGVRVNPPAQIKSLFPVLKNPANRHRAVGFTKEQFHYAFANTVSREESDAAYDRLHIPAPGSWVWSYGLTANWRPGHQETWVDYDLDDRAPLLFIIGGKDHLMPPSVIRSNAKKYRNSEATTETYEFPDRSHFTGVEPGWEQVADYALEWATSHART, encoded by the coding sequence ATGAGCGAGCCGACGACGAATGCCCTGCCGATTGTGCTGATCCATGGGCTGTGGATGACCGCCCGAAGCTGGGACCGCTGGGTGGAGCACTACCGGGCGAAGGGCCATGAGGTCTTCGTGCCGACGTACCCGGGATTCGAGATCGAGGTAGAGGCGTTGCGGGAAAGACCCGAGGTCATCGCCGAGGCCTCCGTTCCGGCAACGCTCGACCACCTCACCGAGGTGGTCGAGAGCCTGGACCGTCCGCCGATCATCATGGGCCATTCCTTCGGGGGGACCTTCACCCAGCTCTTGGTGAACCGCGGGTTGGGCGCCGCCGCGGTGGTGATCGACTCGGCGCCACCCGAGGGCGTGCGGGTGAACCCGCCGGCCCAGATCAAGTCCCTGTTCCCAGTCCTCAAGAACCCGGCCAACCGGCACCGCGCGGTGGGCTTCACCAAGGAGCAGTTCCACTATGCCTTCGCCAACACGGTCAGCCGGGAGGAATCCGACGCGGCGTATGACCGCCTCCACATTCCGGCACCCGGCAGTTGGGTCTGGAGCTATGGCCTGACAGCCAACTGGAGGCCGGGCCACCAGGAGACCTGGGTCGACTACGATCTGGATGACCGTGCTCCGTTGTTGTTCATCATTGGCGGCAAAGACCATCTGATGCCGCCCTCGGTGATCCGCTCGAACGCGAAGAAATACCGCAACTCCGAGGCGACGACTGAGACCTACGAGTTTCCGGACCGCTCACACTTCACCGGTGTCGAGCCTGGCTGGGAGCAGGTGGCCGACTACGCGCTCGAGTGGGCGACGAGCCACGCGCGCACATGA
- the msrB gene encoding peptide-methionine (R)-S-oxide reductase MsrB, whose protein sequence is MSHEYRKSPEAVSRLSPEQYRVTQEAGTEPAFDNAYWDNEEPGIYVDVVSGEPLFASVDKYDSGTGWPTFTRPIESENVVEVREPSHAMFGTEVRSAHGDSHVGHVFDDGPPETGGLRYCMNSAALRFIPRDDLEREGYGEYRRIFEHPDGERR, encoded by the coding sequence GTGTCACACGAGTACCGCAAGAGCCCCGAGGCAGTTTCTCGGCTGTCGCCGGAGCAATACCGAGTCACTCAGGAAGCCGGGACGGAGCCGGCCTTCGACAACGCCTACTGGGACAACGAGGAGCCGGGGATCTACGTCGACGTCGTGTCCGGTGAACCGCTTTTCGCTTCCGTCGATAAGTACGACAGCGGCACCGGCTGGCCGACCTTCACCAGGCCGATCGAATCGGAGAACGTGGTCGAGGTCCGAGAGCCGAGCCACGCCATGTTCGGCACCGAGGTCCGGTCGGCGCACGGGGACAGCCACGTGGGCCACGTGTTCGACGACGGTCCCCCAGAAACTGGCGGACTTCGTTACTGCATGAACTCCGCGGCGCTTCGGTTCATCCCACGCGACGACCTCGAGCGTGAAGGCTACGGCGAGTACCGCAGAATTTTCGAGCACCCAGACGGGGAACGACGATGA
- the msrA gene encoding peptide-methionine (S)-S-oxide reductase MsrA, whose amino-acid sequence MTETTEKAILAGGCFWGMEDLIRKHPGVVDTRVGYTGGDVPNATYRNHGSHAEAVEVVFDPAKLSYRELLEFFFQAHDPTTKNRQGNDVGTSYRSAIFYCDEQQRKVAEETIADVDASGLWPGKVVTEVTPAGPFWEAEPEHQDYLERNPGGYTCHYVRPNWKLPPRNENAS is encoded by the coding sequence ATGACCGAGACGACCGAGAAGGCGATCCTGGCCGGCGGCTGCTTCTGGGGCATGGAAGACCTCATCCGGAAACACCCGGGCGTAGTCGACACCAGGGTCGGATACACCGGCGGAGACGTGCCGAACGCGACGTATCGGAACCATGGATCTCACGCCGAGGCGGTCGAGGTCGTCTTCGACCCCGCGAAACTGTCCTACCGAGAGCTTCTCGAGTTCTTCTTCCAGGCCCACGACCCGACAACGAAGAATCGCCAGGGCAACGATGTGGGAACCAGCTACCGGTCGGCCATCTTCTATTGCGACGAGCAGCAGCGAAAGGTCGCCGAAGAGACGATCGCCGACGTCGACGCGTCCGGCCTGTGGCCGGGCAAGGTGGTCACCGAGGTCACCCCCGCTGGCCCCTTCTGGGAGGCCGAGCCGGAACACCAGGACTACCTGGAGCGAAATCCCGGGGGTTACACGTGCCACTACGTCCGGCCGAACTGGAAGCTTCCCCCTCGCAACGAGAACGCGAGTTAG
- a CDS encoding alpha/beta fold hydrolase, protein MSYITAKDGTEIYYKDWGAGPVVTFSHGWPLNADAWDGQMLFLMQNGFRVVAHDRRGHGRSSQASGGNDMNGYADDLAAVIEALDLTDVTLIGHSTGGGEVARYIGRHGTRRVAKAVLISAVPPIMVQTPDNPEGLPIAVFDEMRANLMKDRSQFYQDLARMFYGANRQGAKVSKGILDQFWLWSMQAGLLNAYESIKAFSETDFRDDLAKFDIPTLVLHGEDDQIVPVKDSARKTAQLIANAKDIYYPGAPHGITSTLQDQVNGDLLAFLRS, encoded by the coding sequence ATGAGCTACATCACCGCCAAGGACGGCACCGAGATCTATTACAAGGACTGGGGTGCGGGCCCCGTTGTCACTTTCTCCCATGGCTGGCCGCTGAACGCGGACGCGTGGGACGGCCAGATGCTCTTCCTGATGCAGAACGGTTTCCGGGTCGTCGCGCACGACCGCCGTGGTCACGGCCGGTCAAGCCAGGCCTCCGGCGGCAACGACATGAACGGCTACGCAGACGACCTCGCGGCGGTCATCGAGGCGCTCGACCTCACCGACGTCACACTGATCGGGCACTCGACCGGCGGTGGTGAGGTCGCGCGCTACATCGGCCGCCACGGGACGAGACGGGTCGCCAAAGCCGTCCTTATCTCCGCCGTGCCGCCGATCATGGTGCAGACGCCGGACAACCCCGAGGGCCTACCCATCGCCGTCTTCGACGAGATGCGCGCCAACCTGATGAAGGACCGATCGCAGTTCTACCAGGACCTGGCGCGGATGTTCTACGGCGCCAACCGGCAGGGGGCGAAGGTCTCGAAGGGGATCCTCGACCAGTTCTGGCTGTGGAGCATGCAGGCCGGCCTGTTGAACGCTTACGAGAGCATCAAGGCCTTCTCCGAGACCGACTTCCGCGACGATCTCGCCAAGTTCGACATCCCCACCCTGGTGCTGCACGGCGAGGACGACCAGATAGTCCCGGTCAAAGACTCGGCGAGGAAGACCGCCCAGCTCATCGCGAACGCCAAGGACATCTACTACCCGGGTGCGCCGCACGGCATCACGTCCACCCTCCAGGACCAGGTCAACGGTGATCTGCTCGCGTTCCTGAGGAGTTGA